In uncultured Cohaesibacter sp., a genomic segment contains:
- a CDS encoding YggS family pyridoxal phosphate-dependent enzyme: MSISSHLAEVKQAIAECEKEAGREDGSVSLIAVSKTFDADTVEKVLKVGQRVFGENKVQEAKGKWPQLREKYDDVELHLIGPLQSNKAKDAVALFDVIHTIDRKKIARAIRVEMEKQSKELGLFIQINTGAEPQKAGILPDEADDFISFCQVELGLGIRGLMCIPPFDEDPKPHFKLLRKIAKRNDIRELSMGMSSDFKEAIKQGATYVRVGSAIFGDRKKKPD; the protein is encoded by the coding sequence AAACAGGCCATAGCGGAGTGCGAAAAGGAAGCCGGACGGGAGGATGGGAGCGTTTCACTCATCGCTGTTTCAAAGACCTTTGATGCCGATACGGTCGAGAAGGTGCTGAAAGTCGGTCAGCGGGTTTTCGGAGAGAACAAGGTTCAGGAAGCCAAGGGCAAATGGCCGCAGTTGCGCGAGAAATATGACGATGTCGAATTGCATCTGATTGGCCCGCTGCAGTCCAACAAAGCCAAGGATGCGGTTGCTCTGTTCGATGTCATTCATACCATCGATCGCAAGAAGATCGCGCGTGCCATTCGCGTCGAAATGGAAAAGCAGAGCAAGGAACTGGGGTTGTTCATCCAGATCAACACCGGCGCCGAGCCGCAAAAAGCGGGCATTTTGCCAGATGAAGCGGATGATTTTATCAGTTTCTGCCAGGTGGAGCTTGGCCTCGGCATTCGCGGCCTGATGTGCATCCCGCCGTTCGATGAAGATCCCAAGCCCCATTTCAAGCTGCTGCGCAAGATTGCCAAGCGCAATGACATCCGGGAATTGTCCATGGGCATGAGCTCCGACTTCAAGGAAGCGATCAAGCAGGGCGCGACCTATGTTCGGGTTGGCAGTGCCATTTTCGGCGACCGCAAGAAAAAGCCGGACTGA